Proteins from one Entomospira culicis genomic window:
- a CDS encoding DNA repair helicase XPB, protein MKNNESKPLIVQSDGTLILDTHEPLFEEARSAISLFADLEKSPEHFHQYRINDLSLWNACAMDITLAHIETTLKQYSRYPIPPSLMAKVEQRYDRYGHLKLESHPTDETQLIMKVLNKPHLMRELQSQPKLRKLIITEETDTFRLNALDRGLLKHELIKLGWPVTDLAPLTQGDPLAIDLLPSTQLRPYQQSAVTAFLGDKQLGRGFGTVILPCGAGKTLVGIGTMQALQCETLILAANIAAARQWIREIVTRTTLTEDQVSEYSGQSKVIAPVTVATYQILVWRKAKTEPFLHFNLFKERKWGLIIYDEAHLLPAPVFRITSEIQSVRRLGLTATLVREDNAEAEVFTLIGPKRFDAPWKELEHQGWIATAQCVEVKCDLNEKEHLEYAIAPNRSKIRIASEAVSKITLVKAILALHQGKPTIIIGQYLSQLQAIAKELNLPIITGKTPQDLRDDLYNQFRNKTIQTLILSKVANFSIDLPDATIAIQLSGSFGSRQEEAQRLGRILRPKEEMSYFYSLVSRFTLEEEFAINRMRFLTEQGYTYQILSQEDFFDD, encoded by the coding sequence ATGAAAAATAACGAATCTAAACCCCTTATTGTCCAAAGCGATGGCACGCTTATCCTCGATACCCACGAGCCTCTCTTTGAAGAAGCGCGTAGCGCCATCAGTCTCTTTGCTGACCTAGAGAAGAGTCCAGAACATTTCCATCAGTACCGCATCAACGACCTCTCCCTCTGGAATGCCTGTGCCATGGATATCACCCTTGCCCACATCGAGACCACACTCAAGCAATACTCGCGCTACCCGATTCCGCCTAGCCTCATGGCAAAGGTAGAGCAACGCTACGATCGCTATGGGCACCTCAAGCTCGAGAGCCACCCCACCGATGAGACGCAACTCATCATGAAGGTGCTAAACAAGCCACACCTCATGCGTGAGTTGCAGAGCCAACCCAAATTACGCAAGCTCATCATCACCGAAGAGACCGACACCTTTCGCCTCAACGCCCTCGATCGCGGATTACTCAAGCACGAACTGATTAAGCTGGGCTGGCCCGTAACCGATCTCGCCCCACTCACCCAAGGCGATCCGCTCGCTATCGATCTCTTGCCCTCCACCCAACTACGCCCCTACCAACAATCGGCCGTTACCGCCTTTCTTGGCGACAAACAGCTTGGGCGTGGTTTTGGCACGGTGATTCTGCCCTGTGGCGCCGGTAAGACGCTCGTGGGAATTGGTACCATGCAGGCGCTTCAATGTGAAACCCTCATCCTCGCTGCCAACATCGCCGCAGCCAGACAGTGGATCCGTGAAATCGTTACCCGCACCACCCTCACCGAAGATCAAGTCTCCGAATATTCAGGACAGAGCAAAGTCATTGCCCCAGTAACCGTCGCTACCTATCAGATCCTCGTCTGGCGCAAGGCAAAAACCGAGCCATTTCTCCACTTTAACCTCTTTAAAGAGCGTAAATGGGGACTGATCATTTATGATGAAGCGCACCTTTTACCCGCGCCTGTCTTCCGTATTACCAGTGAGATCCAGAGTGTCAGACGTTTAGGACTCACTGCGACCTTAGTCCGCGAAGATAATGCCGAAGCCGAAGTCTTTACCTTGATTGGCCCAAAACGCTTTGATGCGCCATGGAAAGAATTAGAGCATCAAGGGTGGATTGCTACAGCACAATGTGTGGAGGTCAAGTGCGATCTCAACGAAAAAGAGCATCTTGAGTACGCCATCGCCCCCAATCGATCTAAAATTCGTATTGCTAGCGAGGCCGTGAGTAAGATTACTCTCGTTAAAGCGATTCTTGCTCTGCACCAAGGCAAACCCACCATCATTATTGGGCAATATCTCAGCCAGCTTCAAGCCATCGCAAAAGAACTCAACTTGCCCATTATCACCGGAAAGACTCCCCAAGATCTCCGCGATGACCTTTACAATCAATTTAGAAATAAGACGATTCAAACCCTCATTTTATCCAAAGTAGCCAACTTCTCCATCGATCTCCCCGATGCCACGATTGCTATCCAACTTTCAGGCAGCTTTGGCAGTCGCCAAGAAGAGGCACAGCGCCTTGGGCGTATTTTGCGCCCTAAAGAAGAGATGAGCTACTTTTATAGCTTAGTCAGTCGCTTTACCCTCGAGGAAGAATTCGCCATCAACCGAATGCGCTTCTTAACCGAACAGGGTTATACCTATCAAATTCTTAGTCAAGAAGATTTTTTTGACGATTAG
- a CDS encoding metallophosphoesterase, translating to MIPEAGAHLFFQGIKEIAPAYYVTGNHEYWSGEIDRLREMVTSYGVTILSDNYEIIRVHGQEILLAGVEDPAKRRYEMPLYDYVGSMERAFSPLREDDTLKILLAHRPEWIETYLGYPFDLVISGHAHGGQVRIPLLASNGLYAPNQGLFPSYTGGRYEHGAVVHIVSRGLAVYKERPRIYNRPELVVIKINNNIISSYLSKMNK from the coding sequence ATCATTCCAGAAGCAGGCGCACATCTCTTTTTTCAGGGAATTAAAGAGATAGCTCCGGCATATTATGTTACGGGTAATCATGAGTATTGGAGTGGGGAAATCGATCGCTTGCGCGAGATGGTAACTTCTTATGGTGTTACAATTTTATCGGACAACTACGAAATCATTCGCGTACATGGACAGGAGATTTTACTTGCGGGCGTAGAAGATCCTGCGAAGCGTCGCTATGAGATGCCCTTGTACGATTATGTGGGGAGCATGGAGCGAGCGTTTAGCCCTTTGCGCGAGGATGATACACTTAAAATTCTGCTTGCGCATCGCCCCGAGTGGATTGAGACTTATCTAGGCTATCCCTTTGATCTCGTGATATCGGGGCACGCCCATGGCGGGCAAGTGCGTATTCCTTTGCTTGCGTCCAACGGGTTGTATGCGCCTAATCAAGGTCTCTTCCCCAGCTATACCGGTGGTCGGTATGAGCATGGGGCTGTGGTGCACATTGTCAGCCGTGGACTTGCGGTGTACAAAGAGCGTCCACGCATCTATAATCGCCCCGAATTAGTGGTTATAAAAATCAATAACAATATCATATCCTCATATTTATCAAAAATGAATAAATAA
- a CDS encoding ABC transporter ATP-binding protein, whose amino-acid sequence MSEEYAIEFKGITKRFGSLLANNDVSWRIKKGEVHALLGENGAGKSTITSILFGLIQADAGEILIYGKPVNIQNPNDANALGIGMVHQHFKLVPSYTVVENIVLGMEPRNRFGHLDYAGARSKIKELSTQFGLDVDPDAKIRDINVGMQQRVEILKTLYRQAQIIVLDEPTAVLTPQEIDELMQIILRLKSQGRTIIFISHKLKEIKTCADQVTVLRRGQMVGSALVSDCSEAELARMMVGHEVSFTTPKKKAQVGGAVLRIEDLSVRSPLGALAVEGLTLNVHAGEIVGIAGVDGNGQSELTLALAGVLRPESGKIFIGKECINQKSVRQRVEMGFGLTPENRETQGGVGDFNLAENYVLKSYYKEPYSNRFGWLNKKRMIDDAQVQLENFDVRSADGWRSMLGDLSGGNRQKLIVAREIALADKLLVVSQPTRGLDVGSIEYIHRRIIEHRDQGKAILLISFELDEILNLCDRIAAISHGKIVGVLDAKDATKQAVGQMMATTR is encoded by the coding sequence ATGAGTGAAGAGTATGCAATAGAATTTAAGGGAATTACTAAACGTTTTGGTTCGTTGCTTGCCAATAATGATGTCTCTTGGCGCATTAAAAAGGGTGAGGTTCATGCATTACTGGGAGAGAATGGCGCGGGGAAATCGACCATTACTTCCATTTTATTTGGGCTCATTCAGGCAGATGCTGGTGAGATTTTGATTTATGGCAAGCCAGTGAATATTCAAAATCCCAACGACGCTAATGCATTGGGCATTGGTATGGTACATCAACACTTTAAGTTGGTGCCAAGCTATACCGTCGTGGAGAATATCGTACTGGGAATGGAGCCAAGGAATCGGTTTGGCCATCTGGACTATGCGGGGGCGCGTAGCAAAATTAAGGAGCTGTCAACACAATTTGGCTTAGATGTTGACCCCGATGCCAAAATTCGTGATATCAATGTGGGCATGCAGCAACGGGTAGAGATTCTAAAGACGCTCTATCGCCAAGCACAGATTATTGTGTTAGACGAACCCACCGCGGTGTTGACGCCTCAAGAGATTGATGAGTTGATGCAGATTATTCTTCGCCTAAAGAGCCAAGGCAGAACGATTATCTTTATTAGCCATAAGCTTAAAGAGATTAAGACTTGTGCTGATCAGGTTACGGTGTTGCGTCGTGGGCAGATGGTGGGCTCGGCTTTGGTTTCTGATTGTAGCGAGGCTGAGTTGGCGCGGATGATGGTGGGGCATGAGGTCTCCTTTACTACGCCTAAGAAGAAGGCGCAAGTGGGGGGTGCGGTCTTACGCATTGAGGACTTATCGGTACGATCTCCCCTCGGCGCATTGGCCGTTGAGGGGCTTACGTTGAATGTGCATGCCGGAGAGATTGTGGGTATTGCTGGGGTGGATGGCAATGGACAGAGTGAACTTACGCTGGCTTTGGCGGGGGTTTTACGGCCGGAGTCGGGCAAAATTTTTATTGGTAAGGAGTGCATCAACCAAAAGAGCGTGCGCCAACGCGTGGAGATGGGCTTTGGTTTAACCCCAGAGAATCGTGAGACGCAAGGTGGTGTAGGCGACTTTAATTTAGCCGAAAATTATGTGCTGAAATCTTACTATAAAGAGCCCTATTCTAATCGTTTTGGCTGGCTTAATAAAAAGCGAATGATCGATGACGCGCAGGTTCAATTGGAAAATTTCGATGTACGATCGGCGGATGGGTGGCGATCGATGTTGGGCGATCTCTCTGGAGGTAATCGTCAAAAGTTAATTGTAGCGCGAGAAATTGCTCTGGCGGATAAGCTTTTGGTCGTCTCCCAACCTACTCGCGGTCTGGATGTGGGCTCGATTGAGTATATCCATCGACGCATTATTGAACACCGCGATCAGGGAAAAGCGATCTTGCTGATTAGTTTTGAGCTGGATGAGATCCTCAATCTTTGCGATCGCATTGCGGCGATTTCACACGGAAAGATTGTCGGTGTTCTCGATGCCAAGGATGCAACCAAGCAGGCTGTTGGTCAGATGATGGCTACGACTCGTTAA
- a CDS encoding ABC transporter permease, which translates to MDKTRSTLLMRFVDISLKNKLLMSLYVVAIGFLLSTLLLLMVGKSPMVMYNAIFQNITGYDLTRHRFNARYIGNWLMLSMPLVLTGLSLNFAFRSGFFNIGAEGQFIMGLTFAQYFAFVLPPMMGLTAILAVLLGGVAGAMWGGIVGFFRGKYQVSEVVLTIMFNYIAFFFSRWFSQNFLPDANSYRAANFPQEALLTNSWLQSITNNSQLNNGIFIALIALLVYHLVMEKTVHGFSLRASGFNPMAAKFSGIAPVRSAFIAMAGAGAFAGLAGGIVYLGSFTFGRVIQGQDGYGFTGIAVGLVSGGSAIGTLLSGLFFGLLNAASPLMQSRGIPREITSMISAFVVILIALEFGIKKRMQSWLIGEQVKRAQSTSEHKDKEGA; encoded by the coding sequence ATGGATAAAACACGCTCTACGCTTTTAATGCGTTTTGTTGATATTTCGTTGAAGAATAAGCTTTTAATGAGTCTATATGTGGTGGCGATTGGCTTTTTGCTCTCTACGCTTCTTTTACTGATGGTGGGTAAGTCACCGATGGTGATGTATAATGCGATTTTTCAAAATATTACAGGATATGATTTGACAAGGCATCGCTTTAATGCGCGTTATATTGGCAATTGGCTAATGTTGAGTATGCCATTGGTCTTAACGGGATTGTCGTTGAATTTCGCCTTTCGCAGCGGATTTTTTAATATCGGTGCTGAGGGGCAATTCATTATGGGGCTCACGTTTGCGCAATACTTTGCTTTTGTCTTGCCTCCTATGATGGGATTAACCGCGATTTTGGCGGTGCTTCTAGGTGGTGTTGCTGGCGCGATGTGGGGCGGAATTGTTGGTTTCTTTCGGGGCAAGTATCAGGTTTCGGAGGTGGTACTAACGATTATGTTCAACTACATTGCCTTCTTTTTTAGTCGATGGTTTTCGCAAAATTTTCTCCCCGATGCAAACTCCTATCGGGCGGCAAATTTTCCGCAAGAAGCACTCCTTACGAATAGCTGGCTTCAGAGTATTACAAATAACTCTCAATTAAATAATGGAATATTTATCGCGCTTATCGCGTTGTTGGTTTATCATTTAGTGATGGAGAAGACGGTGCACGGCTTTAGCTTACGCGCATCGGGATTTAATCCCATGGCTGCGAAATTTTCAGGGATAGCGCCAGTGCGTTCCGCTTTTATCGCGATGGCGGGGGCGGGGGCGTTTGCTGGACTTGCTGGGGGAATTGTCTACTTGGGTAGCTTTACCTTTGGACGCGTTATCCAAGGGCAAGATGGTTATGGCTTTACTGGTATCGCGGTGGGCTTAGTCTCCGGGGGATCGGCGATTGGTACGCTTTTGTCGGGACTCTTCTTTGGTCTACTCAACGCAGCTTCTCCCTTGATGCAATCTCGAGGCATTCCGCGTGAGATTACCAGTATGATTAGCGCCTTTGTGGTTATTTTGATCGCCTTAGAATTTGGTATTAAAAAGCGCATGCAGAGTTGGCTCATTGGCGAGCAGGTGAAGCGTGCACAATCAACATCAGAACACAAAGATAAGGAAGGAGCCTAG
- a CDS encoding ABC transporter permease gives MNIFDISFWQTFLPSMLMISAPIILTALGGLINEKSGIVNIGLEGLMGFGAFTAAAIHVTLEPQLSNGLSVSVALLGAALIGMLFSLIHAFATISLKGNQIISGTGLNFLSSGLTIFLAQLIFNQERTNPFKSGMSGLTSYKIYPSAFIALAVMVGVWYLLNKRVFGLRLRACGENPQAASGAGVNVKRMQYIGVVAGGALAGIGGATLVLTQTIQYTGSLINGTGFIALAAIGFGRWTVGGVSLASILFGSAMTYALMSSSNSGVIPREFFLALPYIVTVISLVLFDYWKIKRLGLS, from the coding sequence ATGAATATTTTTGATATAAGTTTTTGGCAGACATTTTTACCCTCGATGCTGATGATCTCCGCTCCAATTATCTTGACGGCGCTGGGGGGATTAATTAATGAGAAGAGCGGGATTGTCAATATTGGCTTGGAAGGCTTGATGGGTTTTGGTGCATTTACGGCTGCAGCGATTCATGTTACTTTGGAGCCTCAATTGAGTAATGGTCTATCGGTGAGCGTTGCTCTACTGGGGGCGGCGTTGATCGGTATGCTCTTTAGCCTCATCCATGCATTTGCCACGATATCGCTTAAAGGAAATCAAATTATCTCGGGCACGGGATTAAACTTTCTCTCTTCAGGACTCACCATTTTCCTTGCACAATTGATCTTCAATCAAGAGCGCACCAATCCCTTTAAGAGCGGTATGTCTGGATTAACCTCTTACAAGATTTATCCGAGCGCGTTTATCGCTTTGGCAGTAATGGTGGGGGTTTGGTATCTTTTGAATAAACGGGTGTTCGGGTTGCGTCTGCGCGCATGTGGTGAGAATCCTCAGGCTGCTTCTGGGGCGGGAGTGAATGTCAAACGCATGCAATATATCGGCGTGGTTGCTGGTGGCGCATTGGCTGGTATTGGTGGGGCGACGCTGGTGCTTACACAAACCATTCAATATACCGGTTCGCTGATTAACGGTACGGGATTTATCGCGCTTGCTGCGATTGGCTTTGGTCGTTGGACAGTGGGCGGAGTAAGTTTGGCCTCGATTCTCTTTGGTTCAGCAATGACTTACGCGCTGATGAGTAGCAGTAACAGTGGCGTTATTCCGCGCGAGTTCTTCTTGGCGCTTCCTTATATTGTAACGGTAATTTCGTTGGTGCTTTTTGATTACTGGAAGATCAAGCGATTAGGCTTGAGTTAA
- a CDS encoding alanine/glycine:cation symporter family protein codes for MQETINQLAALISLIVDNLWQYLGVPIIILVGLYFTLSSGFVQLRLFPKMLAMLGEGFHHTDDSGKKKAGISGFEAFAISIASRVGTGNLAGVAMAISLGGPGAIFWMWVMAFLGMATAFVESTLAQVFKVPSSESGHFRGGPAYYLRNALNSNGIAILFSILMVITFGYVLNMIQVNTIALSFQETFNLSPKISAIVLAIMTILILMGGAKRIANFSSLFVPVMALSYIVVGFIVVIMNYKNIPSVITLIFSSAFRADAAFGGFLGTMMVGVRRGLFSNEAGMGSAPAAAAAANTSHPVKQGLIQSFSVFTDTFVVCSVTAFIILGSGIWGVSEAQGIVLMQEALAQSIGSLSNYYVSILIFIFAFTSVIGNYFYAESSLAYLTKENRLMLNVFKVTVALMVFIGPLAENLLVWNLGDLFVILMAFVNLYAIVRLFPVAKETLDDFTQQLKLGKDPEFKRDRIKKWDIPVWKGE; via the coding sequence ATGCAAGAAACCATTAATCAACTAGCTGCACTGATTAGCCTTATTGTGGATAATCTTTGGCAGTACTTAGGCGTTCCTATTATTATTTTAGTTGGACTCTATTTTACGCTCTCTTCTGGCTTCGTACAACTGCGACTTTTTCCTAAAATGTTAGCTATGTTGGGGGAAGGATTCCATCACACCGACGATAGTGGTAAAAAAAAGGCGGGTATCTCAGGCTTTGAGGCTTTTGCTATTAGTATTGCTAGTCGTGTAGGTACGGGTAACCTTGCTGGCGTCGCGATGGCTATCTCTCTAGGTGGTCCTGGGGCTATCTTTTGGATGTGGGTTATGGCCTTCTTGGGCATGGCTACTGCCTTTGTGGAGAGTACCCTTGCGCAAGTTTTTAAAGTTCCCTCTAGTGAGTCTGGACACTTTAGAGGCGGTCCGGCCTATTATTTACGTAATGCATTAAACAGTAACGGTATTGCTATTCTCTTCTCTATTTTAATGGTTATTACTTTTGGATATGTACTCAATATGATTCAGGTTAATACGATTGCGCTCTCTTTTCAAGAGACATTTAATCTTAGCCCTAAGATTAGTGCGATTGTTCTCGCCATCATGACAATATTAATTTTGATGGGTGGAGCTAAACGTATTGCCAACTTCTCCAGCCTCTTTGTACCTGTGATGGCATTGAGTTATATTGTGGTGGGGTTTATTGTTGTGATCATGAATTATAAAAACATTCCATCGGTGATTACCCTTATTTTTAGCAGTGCATTCAGAGCAGACGCAGCTTTTGGGGGATTTTTGGGAACGATGATGGTGGGTGTTCGTCGTGGACTTTTTAGTAACGAGGCGGGGATGGGTAGTGCTCCGGCTGCAGCTGCAGCTGCCAATACCTCGCATCCTGTTAAGCAGGGATTGATTCAGAGTTTTTCCGTCTTTACCGATACGTTTGTGGTCTGCTCGGTAACGGCTTTTATCATTCTTGGCAGTGGCATTTGGGGGGTAAGTGAGGCGCAAGGCATTGTTCTTATGCAAGAGGCCCTTGCCCAATCGATTGGTAGTTTGAGTAATTATTATGTCTCTATTTTGATCTTTATCTTTGCTTTTACCAGCGTGATCGGTAACTATTTTTATGCCGAGAGTAGTTTAGCCTACCTAACCAAAGAGAATCGATTGATGTTAAATGTATTCAAGGTTACGGTAGCCTTAATGGTCTTTATTGGACCTTTGGCGGAGAATCTTTTAGTTTGGAACTTAGGGGATCTCTTTGTTATCTTGATGGCATTTGTTAATCTCTATGCAATTGTTCGCCTCTTTCCTGTCGCAAAAGAAACGCTGGATGACTTTACGCAACAGCTTAAACTGGGTAAAGACCCTGAGTTTAAACGTGATCGTATTAAAAAATGGGATATCCCTGTTTGGAAAGGTGAGTAA
- a CDS encoding tRNA threonylcarbamoyladenosine dehydratase — translation MGYYHCEDKGFSFVSLLEEDSRSSLLFGEEELAKIQSAFVAVIGLGGVGGYACEVLVRLGVKKLLIIDGDIITRSNINRQIITSQENIGKSKAEEFRERASKIRPDLEIIAIQEVMHKDNISMILGNYNLDLILDAIDSVGSKAHLIHYAKTHDIEIVSALGAAQRTHPHDFHVVDLFSTYQDPLARALRTAVKKLGIYRNVKAIFSKEIPTKSPHDVPKQLGEKSLGSYVASVMVAGALLADTGIQLLLKRSN, via the coding sequence TTGGGGTATTACCATTGCGAAGACAAAGGTTTTTCTTTCGTGAGTCTCCTTGAAGAGGATTCGCGTAGCTCTTTACTTTTCGGAGAAGAAGAGCTTGCTAAAATACAGTCAGCATTTGTCGCTGTGATTGGTCTAGGTGGGGTGGGTGGTTATGCTTGCGAAGTCTTGGTACGCCTAGGAGTGAAAAAATTGCTTATTATTGATGGGGATATCATTACTCGCAGTAATATTAATAGACAAATCATCACCTCACAAGAAAATATCGGTAAAAGTAAAGCAGAGGAATTTCGAGAGCGAGCAAGCAAAATTCGCCCAGATCTTGAAATTATTGCAATACAAGAAGTCATGCATAAAGATAATATTTCGATGATTTTAGGCAATTACAACTTAGATCTTATTTTAGATGCGATTGATAGTGTTGGCAGTAAAGCACATCTTATTCATTATGCAAAAACACATGACATTGAAATTGTAAGTGCATTAGGTGCTGCGCAACGCACACATCCTCACGATTTTCATGTAGTCGATCTCTTTTCTACCTATCAAGATCCGTTGGCTCGAGCGCTTCGTACTGCTGTGAAAAAATTGGGTATTTATCGCAATGTTAAAGCAATCTTTAGTAAAGAAATCCCTACAAAAAGCCCACATGATGTGCCCAAGCAACTGGGTGAAAAATCTTTGGGTAGTTATGTTGCTTCCGTGATGGTTGCTGGGGCACTTCTTGCTGATACTGGAATTCAATTATTATTGAAAAGGAGTAACTAA
- a CDS encoding polyprenyl synthetase family protein: MKENREDITFLQEKIEQRLAYFIPKEIYPQWWDLHTGGINADSWRAEWQESHQNLLAPMHDLLTRGGKRWRALSTVLLGLTYGLSLETLLDLAVLVEIPHNASLIVDDIEDKSSVRRGESAVHLIYGEDNAINSANFGYFLPLVALDKMELNPKDKLACYQVWHLAMRRVHMGQALDITWHNSDLIPNQNEYETMAKLKTSALAVMGIDLVATVGNLSADTRLTLRDIWFNIGLGFQILDDVFNLDGGIAGKERADDLVEGKKSLPIIFYTEQFPMKKVELYSLLLQSKYDKEIALEVADLLLASGVVDQARDYGSKLLKESLDQLDTILPSNQYKNTLLHLLKSFFEPV; encoded by the coding sequence ATGAAAGAAAATCGAGAAGATATCACTTTTTTACAAGAAAAAATCGAACAACGTCTTGCTTATTTCATTCCCAAAGAGATCTACCCGCAATGGTGGGATCTTCATACCGGTGGCATTAATGCTGACTCATGGCGTGCCGAATGGCAGGAGTCTCATCAGAATTTACTTGCACCCATGCACGATTTATTAACACGTGGGGGAAAACGTTGGCGAGCATTATCTACCGTATTACTGGGATTAACCTATGGTTTATCGCTAGAAACTTTGCTTGACTTAGCGGTTTTGGTAGAAATCCCACACAATGCAAGTCTTATTGTTGATGATATTGAGGATAAATCATCGGTACGGCGTGGTGAAAGCGCGGTGCATTTAATTTACGGTGAGGATAATGCCATCAATAGTGCTAACTTTGGTTATTTTTTACCCTTGGTTGCCTTGGATAAGATGGAGTTAAACCCAAAAGATAAGCTAGCGTGCTATCAGGTTTGGCATTTAGCGATGCGTCGAGTGCATATGGGGCAAGCACTTGATATCACTTGGCACAACAGCGATCTTATTCCAAATCAAAATGAGTATGAGACCATGGCTAAATTGAAAACCTCTGCGCTTGCGGTTATGGGGATAGATCTTGTCGCTACCGTGGGTAATTTATCAGCTGATACTCGTTTGACTCTTCGGGATATTTGGTTTAATATTGGCTTAGGATTTCAAATTTTAGATGATGTTTTTAACCTTGACGGAGGCATTGCTGGAAAAGAGCGTGCAGATGATCTCGTTGAAGGGAAAAAAAGTTTACCTATCATCTTCTATACCGAGCAGTTTCCTATGAAAAAAGTAGAACTTTATTCCCTTTTATTGCAATCTAAATATGATAAAGAGATTGCTTTAGAGGTTGCAGATCTTTTATTAGCCAGTGGCGTGGTCGACCAAGCCAGGGATTATGGTAGTAAATTATTAAAAGAATCACTTGATCAACTTGATACAATTTTACCAAGTAATCAGTATAAAAATACCTTACTACATTTACTAAAATCTTTTTTTGAGCCAGTTTAA
- a CDS encoding D-alanine--D-alanine ligase family protein, whose protein sequence is MNLTNLHIAIVAGSTSSEHDVSLTSATNIYRALKEITPNLYPLYLDKTNQWMLLDATLEAPYQDISRAKPILLQKEDMRLDILSKKQQKIGQIDLFFPALHGKFGEDGAIQGYFELLGISYVGADVTASALAMDKEFTKIILADAGIPVLPHLVINKRDNEYPSFSDACKELSRDILFVKPARAGSSVGISKVQDQMQWEEALTLALLHDDKILIEPALAVREVEIGILDDGEQVHASIAGEIAYEKGFYDYEQKYSAESQVQLHIPALIHETILAEFQQLAIKAHQKLGIKGLSRVDFFLTKDSNEIFLNEINTLPGFTDKSMYPLLWQSMGLSQSHLLKKLIESSLKS, encoded by the coding sequence ATGAATCTAACTAATCTTCATATTGCCATTGTTGCAGGTAGTACCAGTAGCGAGCACGATGTCTCTCTCACCTCTGCGACAAATATTTATCGTGCACTCAAGGAGATAACACCTAATCTCTATCCGCTCTACTTAGATAAAACAAATCAATGGATGCTCTTGGACGCAACATTAGAAGCGCCCTATCAAGACATCTCTCGTGCTAAGCCAATTTTACTTCAAAAAGAAGATATGAGGCTTGATATTCTCTCAAAAAAGCAACAAAAAATCGGTCAAATCGATCTCTTCTTTCCTGCCTTACATGGTAAATTTGGGGAAGATGGGGCGATTCAGGGCTATTTTGAACTCCTAGGTATTTCCTATGTCGGCGCAGACGTTACTGCCTCTGCCCTTGCGATGGACAAGGAATTTACTAAAATCATCCTCGCGGACGCAGGTATTCCTGTCTTACCCCATCTCGTTATCAATAAAAGAGATAATGAGTATCCCTCCTTTAGTGATGCATGTAAAGAACTCTCTCGCGATATACTTTTTGTCAAGCCAGCCAGAGCAGGATCCAGCGTAGGAATCAGCAAAGTACAGGATCAAATGCAGTGGGAAGAGGCATTAACTCTCGCACTTCTCCATGATGATAAAATTCTTATCGAACCTGCACTAGCAGTTCGAGAGGTGGAAATTGGTATCTTAGACGATGGCGAGCAAGTTCACGCATCAATTGCCGGAGAGATCGCGTATGAAAAAGGCTTCTATGATTATGAGCAAAAGTATTCCGCTGAAAGTCAGGTTCAACTGCATATTCCCGCGCTTATTCATGAGACAATCTTAGCAGAGTTCCAACAGCTCGCCATCAAGGCGCACCAAAAATTAGGCATTAAAGGGTTAAGCCGTGTTGACTTCTTTCTCACCAAAGATAGCAATGAAATTTTCCTTAATGAAATCAATACACTACCAGGATTTACGGATAAAAGTATGTATCCGTTACTTTGGCAAAGCATGGGTTTATCGCAAAGTCATCTCTTAAAAAAATTAATCGAATCCAGCCTTAAATCATAA